One region of Xylanimonas ulmi genomic DNA includes:
- a CDS encoding ABC transporter permease encodes MFLTYLRRELRHRRKQTVVVATGLGVAIALVMVVSSFASGVERAQSDVLASVYGVGTDITVNQAADFSQGDGPRQRFDFGEDGGSTDADGATQLTQSRLTTQIGSQAFDASALDTVAALDHVTGVSATLSLQNTEFSGELPQAPADGQDQQAGPPADGDGGGRAFGGGAFGITQVTVSGVDPSADAVGPLTTVVVADGRGLAADDADADVAVLDQQYATQNDIAVGDTVTIGGTDLEVVGVVASSSGEGVATSSNVYMPLAVAQTLSDQADMVTDLYVSVDSSSNVDAVKDAIAAALPDASVSTQADLAGDVSGSLATASSLISKLGLALSIVVLVAAFGLAILFTVSGVNRRTRELGTLKAIGWPRRRVVGQVAGEAVAQGAIGGVTGVILGGVAVLAINLAGITLSGGTGGGALRLGGPGAGGAAQGGGQLAGGAGGAGGPFGAARDAAASTVDVVLHAPVSVWIVVAAVGLAILGGLVAGVFGGRRAARLRPAEALRSLA; translated from the coding sequence TTGTTCCTCACCTACCTCCGCCGCGAGCTACGTCACCGGCGTAAGCAGACCGTCGTCGTCGCCACCGGACTGGGCGTCGCCATCGCGCTCGTCATGGTGGTCTCCTCCTTCGCCTCCGGTGTTGAGCGGGCCCAGAGCGACGTGCTCGCCTCGGTCTACGGCGTCGGCACCGACATCACGGTCAACCAGGCCGCGGACTTCAGCCAGGGCGACGGGCCGCGGCAGCGGTTCGACTTCGGCGAGGACGGCGGCTCGACCGACGCCGACGGCGCCACCCAGCTCACCCAGTCCCGCTTGACCACCCAGATCGGCTCGCAGGCCTTCGACGCCTCGGCCCTCGACACCGTCGCGGCCCTCGACCACGTCACGGGCGTCTCGGCGACCCTCAGCCTCCAGAACACCGAGTTCTCGGGCGAGCTGCCCCAGGCCCCCGCGGACGGCCAGGACCAGCAGGCCGGGCCACCCGCTGACGGCGACGGCGGTGGCCGGGCGTTCGGGGGAGGAGCCTTCGGCATCACACAGGTCACCGTCAGCGGCGTCGACCCGAGCGCCGACGCCGTCGGCCCGCTCACCACGGTCGTCGTGGCGGACGGCCGCGGCCTCGCCGCCGACGACGCCGACGCGGACGTCGCCGTCCTCGACCAGCAGTACGCCACCCAGAACGACATCGCGGTCGGCGACACCGTCACCATCGGCGGCACGGACCTCGAGGTGGTCGGCGTCGTGGCCTCGTCGAGCGGTGAGGGCGTCGCGACGTCGTCGAACGTCTACATGCCGCTCGCGGTCGCACAGACGCTGTCCGACCAGGCCGACATGGTCACCGACCTGTACGTCTCGGTCGACTCGTCCTCCAACGTCGACGCCGTCAAGGACGCCATCGCGGCGGCCCTGCCCGACGCGTCGGTCTCCACACAGGCCGACCTCGCCGGCGACGTCTCGGGCTCGCTCGCCACCGCGTCGTCGCTCATCTCGAAGCTCGGGCTCGCGCTGTCGATCGTCGTGCTCGTGGCGGCGTTCGGACTCGCGATCCTCTTCACCGTCTCCGGCGTCAACCGCCGCACGCGCGAGCTCGGCACCCTCAAGGCGATCGGCTGGCCGCGTCGCCGCGTGGTCGGGCAGGTGGCCGGTGAGGCCGTGGCGCAGGGGGCCATCGGCGGCGTCACGGGGGTGATCCTCGGCGGCGTCGCGGTGCTGGCGATCAACCTCGCAGGCATCACGCTCAGCGGGGGGACCGGCGGTGGAGCGCTCCGGCTCGGCGGTCCGGGTGCCGGCGGCGCCGCGCAGGGCGGTGGGCAGCTGGCTGGCGGCGCAGGCGGGGCCGGCGGCCCGTTCGGCGCCGCGCGCGACGCCGCGGCGTCCACGGTCGACGTCGTCCTGCACGCGCCCGTGTCGG